The proteins below come from a single Papaver somniferum cultivar HN1 chromosome 11, ASM357369v1, whole genome shotgun sequence genomic window:
- the LOC113324047 gene encoding mucin-7-like, which produces MAREQLKLTDITEAYSSMHLQQPDDAFYMDTGATSHLTADPGNIHNVFNSSNVRSILVGNGNSIPVTASGTKLITLPSRTLQLKNTLVVPDIIKNLVSPTPPDIYIPPHRRNILSTPPIQTSFFPPATSVPTKSTGPITISSSPNTSVPTPTPQCQFPLPSPYPTESAAPLTSFSSSFDTASDPTPTISAPSNHCVQPTDVNPSSPPTTSSPTSTTVPTPSCIPPITTVPPSP; this is translated from the exons ATGGCGAGGGAACAACTGAAGCTCACAGACATTACTGAGGCATATAGTTCTATGCATCTACAGCAACCCGATGATGCTTTCTACATGGATACCGGTGCTACGTCGCACCTCACTGCTGATCCAGGTAATATACACAACGTTTTCAATTCTAGCAATGTACGATctatcttagttggcaatggcaATAGTATTCCAGTTACTGCCAGTGGTACCAAGCTCATAACCCTTCCCTCTCGTACTCTTCAACTCAAAAATACCCTTGTTGTTCCCGATATTATCAAAAACTTAGTTTCC CCTACTCCACCTGACATCTACATCCCACCTCATCGTCGCAACATATTATCTACTCCTCCCATCCAAACATCTTTCTTCCCTCCTGCCACTTCCGTCCCCACTAAGTCAACAGGCCCCATCACCATTTCTTCTTCCCCCAATACGTCAGTTCCCACTCCCACTCCCCAATGTCAGTTTCCACTCCCATCTCCATACCCCACTGAGTCAGCAGCTCCCCTcacctctttttcttcttcttttgacacTGCGTCAGATCCCACTCCAACCATTTCTGCACCATCCAATCATTGCGTACAGCCTACTGACGTTAACCCCTCATCCCCACCAACCACTTCTTCCCCTACATCAACCACTGTCCCTACACCTTCTTGCATACCTCCAATCACTACTGTTCCTCCATCGCCTTAA